From a region of the Nocardioides ginsengisegetis genome:
- a CDS encoding branched-chain amino acid ABC transporter permease, whose amino-acid sequence MMGRDLGIARRWDRVVDRYQASSRPVKIVAVTLVLVFAYALPLLRPPIITTQSIDFGGVMFRVIAFALVALGLNIVIGYAGLLDLGYVGFYACGAYTTAVLTTYHWHWPFFLALPVAILVTMVTGVVLGAPTLRVRGDYLAIVTLGFGEIIRITVTNVEWLGAAAGIKDIAHPNNIGKAPTPPFDPGGMFAIPRLTWEGFVPSVDHKHETHVLIFGALDAIPYYWLVLTVLILVLIGDRLIKASRVGRAWEATREDEDAAELMGVQTFKYKLMAFALGAAIGGLSGSFYASSQSGYINPLSFPLLLSMLFVASVIVGGAGNRWGAIAGGALVAYLPERFRDFADYRLLVFGLALTVLAVWRPEGLLPPRRTRRAKKAEAEIEALEEGELDEVDHA is encoded by the coding sequence GAAGATCGTGGCCGTCACGCTGGTGCTCGTCTTCGCCTACGCGCTGCCGCTGCTGCGGCCGCCCATCATCACCACCCAGAGCATCGACTTCGGTGGCGTGATGTTCCGCGTCATCGCCTTCGCGCTCGTCGCGCTGGGCCTCAACATCGTCATCGGGTACGCCGGCCTCCTCGACCTCGGCTACGTCGGCTTCTACGCGTGCGGCGCCTACACCACGGCCGTGCTCACGACCTACCACTGGCACTGGCCGTTCTTCCTGGCGCTGCCGGTCGCGATCCTGGTCACGATGGTCACCGGCGTCGTCCTCGGGGCGCCCACCCTGCGCGTGCGCGGCGACTACCTCGCCATCGTCACGCTCGGGTTCGGAGAGATCATCCGGATCACGGTCACCAACGTGGAGTGGCTCGGCGCTGCGGCGGGCATCAAGGACATCGCCCACCCGAACAACATCGGCAAGGCGCCCACCCCGCCCTTCGACCCGGGTGGCATGTTCGCCATCCCGCGCCTGACGTGGGAGGGCTTCGTCCCCTCAGTCGACCACAAGCACGAGACGCACGTGCTGATCTTCGGCGCGCTCGACGCGATCCCGTACTACTGGCTCGTCCTCACGGTGCTGATCCTGGTCCTCATCGGCGACCGCCTGATCAAGGCGAGCCGGGTCGGCCGGGCGTGGGAGGCCACGCGCGAGGACGAGGACGCCGCCGAGTTGATGGGCGTGCAGACCTTCAAGTACAAGCTCATGGCCTTCGCGCTCGGCGCGGCGATCGGCGGCCTCTCCGGCTCGTTCTACGCCAGCAGCCAGAGCGGCTACATCAACCCCTTGAGCTTCCCGCTCCTGCTGTCGATGCTCTTCGTGGCCTCCGTCATCGTCGGTGGCGCCGGCAACCGCTGGGGAGCCATCGCCGGTGGTGCGCTCGTGGCCTACCTGCCCGAGCGGTTCCGTGACTTCGCCGACTATCGCCTGCTGGTCTTCGGCCTCGCGCTCACCGTCCTGGCGGTCTGGCGGCCGGAGGGGCTGCTGCCACCACGCCGGACACGGCGGGCCAAGAAGGCCGAGGCGGAGATCGAGGCCCTCGAAGAGGGAGAGCTGGACGAGGTGGACCATGCCTGA